DNA from Salvelinus alpinus chromosome 17, SLU_Salpinus.1, whole genome shotgun sequence:
TCCGTATAAccgttgcaagacccactggttgatgcttatttataaaaccctcttaggcttcactcgtccctatctgagatacctactgcagccctcatcctctaaagacaacacccattctgccaatCACATTcagttaaaggtccccaaagcacacacatccctgggtcgctcctcttttcagtgtGCTGCAACTAGCAacaggaacgagctgcaaaaaaaaaaaactaaaacactcttactgacagttgtggtggatttgcatgatgtattgttgtctctaccttcttgcttttgtgctgttgtctgtgcccaataaagtttgtaccatgttttgtgctgctaccatgttgtgctgctgccatgttgtgttgctaccatgttgttgtcatgtggtgttgctaccatgctgcgctacctctttatgtagtgttgtggtatatctcttgtcgtgatgtgtgttttgtcctacagacagttgaagtcggaagtttacatacaccttagccaaatacatttgaactcagtttttcacaattcctgacatttattccaagtaaaaattccctgtcttaggtcagttacgatcaccactttattgtaagaatgtgaaatgtcagaatactagtaaagagaatgatttctttcagcttttatttctttcatcacattcccagtgggtcagaagtttacatacactcaattagtatttggtagcattgcctttaaattgttaacttgggtcaaacgttttgggtagccttccacaagcatcccacaataagttgggtgaatgttggcccattcctcctgacagagctggtgtaactgggtcaggtttgtaggcctccttgctcgcacacgctttttcagttctgcccacacattttctataggattgaggtcagggctttgtgatggccactccaataccttgactttgttgtccttaagccattttgccacgacttcggaagtatgcttggggtcattgtacatttggaagacccatttgcgaccaagctttaacttcctgactgatgtcttgagatgttgcttcaatatatccacataattttccgacctcatgatgccatctattttgtgaagtgcaccagtccctcctgcagcaaagcacccccacaacataatgctgccagtcccttgcttcacggttgggatggtgttcttcggcttgcaagcatccccctttttcctccaaacataacgatggtcattatggccaaacagttctattttcgtttcatcagaccagaggacatttctccaaaaagtatgatctttgtccccatgtgcagttgcaaaccgtagtctggctttttttatggcggttttggagcaatggcttcttccttgctgagcggcctttcaggttatgtcgatatgggactcattttactgtggatatagatacttttgtacctgtttcctccagcatcttcacaaggtcctttgctgttgttctgggattgatttgcacttttcgcaccaaagtacgttcatctctaggagacagaacgcgtctccttcctgagcggtatgacggctgtgtggtcccatggtgtttatacttgcatactattgtttgtacagatgaatgtggtaccttcaggtgtttgtaaattgctcccaaggatgaaccagacttgtggagatctacaatttttttttctgaggtcttggctgatttcttttgattttcccatgatgtcaagcaaagaggcactgagtttgaaggtaggccttgaaatacatccacaggtacacctccaattgactcaaatgaggtcaattagcctatcataagcttctaaagccatgacataattttctggaattttacaagctgtttaaaggcacagtcaatttagtgtatgtaaacttctgaccactggaattgtgatgaagtgaattataagtgaaataatctgtctgtaaacaattgttggaaaaatgacttgtgtcatgcacaaagtagatgttctaaccgacttgcccaaactatagtttgttaacaagaaatttgtggagtggttgaaaaacgagttttaatgactccaacctaagtgtatgtaaacttctgactgcaactgtatatattttttaatcccagcccgtgtccccgcaggaggccttttgccaggccctcattgtaaataagaatttgttcttcactgacttgcctagttaaatgaaggtacgAAAAAAAACATTGGTTTCACAAACGAGAGAAGACAACGATGTGCAGATTCGCGAAAAAAAGTGTGATTTCATAAACTGTTTATTCGATTGTGGGGTTTGAATATTGTGAGAAGTCAACAACATATTTGGTGAGAATCACAAGATAGGGTACAAAGTCAATTCTATTCTAGGGACATAAGCCTACATTGGGTGTTCAGTTTTCAATTATAGCATTATTTAATCTGCAGTTGTTCTTttgctattttatttttttacaaataataTTTAGATGTTAATAGTATCTTCTGATGACAATTATCACATATTTTAACTAAATGCAATCTATTAACTTCCAAATATAAGTAGGTACAGTATCTAGCTTTCCGATTACACGTTCAGATGGAATGGCTTGTCCTTTACTTTGTAAAAACCTTGATTGCATCGAGTGAATGTTGGACAAATATATTGGTTCCTTTCTAAACATAGCAATGTGAATGCAAATAGGACTGGGACCACAAATATGTGAATTGAACTGGCAAGAGTTGAGTCCTTATTCAAAGGCAAATGTAGTGTGAGTACAAAGATAACTGAGTTATTGTTTTTTTTACCCGAGTTctctttaaagaggactgagatcggTTATTTTGTTGTGGACTATATGTGAAAACACCCAAAGTTATGCAGCCTCTCtccatattttgtatttttcttgttaAATTATTACTAACATTATTGTTTTTAGTTTTGCGTAAGCTAGTTATTATGCAATTCATGACACACAAAGGGATGCTCGAAAACTCTGACACATCGTGGGCGTTGCCAGTTATGGGCGTTACCTGTAATGTATCGTCGTGACTACGCGGTCTCATGGGAATGAGAGTTTCCAAAAATGCCAGTGAGCTGATGGTGCTGGGGAAGAAGGAGGTGACACCGCGCACCTAGCCTACTTCCTCAACTTATCCAGGAGTAGCAGACTCTAGCTCCACACACTTATGGGAAGTCTACTAAAGTAGTGCCTGAAACAGGTGGATTCTCCCTCGCACAGCTACACACAAcatatagttttttttttgttcTGAGAAGGACCGGCATCACCACAAAATGAATTCGCTCTCAGCTTGGTTTTGGAGTGAGAGTTTCTGGCTTCCACCGAATGTTACTTGGGCGGAACTCGAGCACCCGCCACCAGGAGAGGAGTACCCCAGAGCTGACCAGCTACTCTCATGCTTACCGCTTGCTTTTGGCGTGTTGGCTGTCAGGGTTTTATTTGAGAGGTAGGCTATGTAACAAAGTAACGTGTATTGACTTATCTTTGTAAACAAAAGATTTCCGCATTTGATATGTGTCAAAGATTTAGCGGTATAAACCAAGGCCAAGTCCTTGGCTaaactgattgtgtgtgtgtgtgtgtgtgcgcgcgcgcttaTTAAGCGCCAGTCAGAGGAACTAATTAGCGAACTGCCCTTGGGCCATGATAGGCCTATAAGGAGGCATTGTTTTCTGATGATAGGTTCCCAACACTACTCTAGTCTATATAATTTAGGCTATTGACACAAACACTATTGTGGAAAATACTATTAGTATGCTACTGTGTGTAGGCCAACAGTAGGCTACGAATAGCCACTGAGTATACAACGTTTGGATCATAGGTGTCTTGTTTAACCTGAAGGGTAGCctaatttagttttttttgtgcCACTGGTGTGAGAGAAGCAGTAACCCTTCTGGCTTCATTGACCTGTGTTCTATTAAACGCCATACAGTCCCTTAGTAACCAGGCTTTGAGTAATCTCTGTAACCAATAAATACATTCTCGCAAGTAATTTGGTCAACTGCACTGATGCTAATCTTTGTAGAGGGACGAAGTTCACGCAAACTGACTGCTGCAAGTGACATGGCCATTGGATTATATTGTGTGCATCTCTAACGTCTAAAATGGCTCTTCTCTTTGTATCCTTTTCTTTCAAAGGCCTTATCTTTGTGTCCCTTTTGGCTGTTTTGATGTGAAATAAGCAAAGGAACTGGTAAAAGTGAATAGTCGATGTGTCTAtccatatttgtattttatttcacctttatttaactaggcaagtcagttaagaacaaattcttatttacaatgacgacctaggaacagtgggttaactgccttgttcaggggcagaacgatagatgtttaccttgtcagcttggggattcaatctagcaaccttttggttactggcacaaagctctaaccactaggctgcctacTGCCCCATCTGCTTTCTATTAACTACCCATATGATTTCAGATTATTGTAAATGAGGGTGAAGGAATGGAAACACAAGATTATTGATGATATGCACTACTGGTGTTCTCTTCTGTGTACCACAGTAGAATTGGATGCTGGCTGTCTGCTTATCCAAATAGGTAATTTGAATTCTCTGCATACCAAGGCCTCTCCTGAACAGATGCTTTCTGAAATGTTAGCTGGGCATATGTTTAGGCCTAGGTAGTACATTGGATTGTGTGATAGGAAGGAAGTGAATGTTTGAATGGGTCAGAGGCAGTACACTGAGGTCGGGGAGGTCTTGTGATAGACACTAACCAGCAAACTGAGGTCTGTCTCACTCTCAGCAAGGAGCTTTCTCCTCCTGACCCACCTCCCTCTCACATGACAGCTCATCAGCCTCCTCTGTTTAGAGTTAGTGCTACATTCCTCCTCATACTCTCCCTCTGACTGTCTGTTTTCCTCCACAACCCTTTCTCATTCTAACTGCTTTTCtcttacacacatacacccactgcACATACAATACATTTGTGGGTAAACTGTGAAGGCGCCCTGTCTGTTTGTGGAATAGGTCCCTGGTGAAAGCCGTGATCTTCTCTGCTGAGGTTTCTGGAGAACTGTAGGTACTGTAGAGCCAACCCTGTGTCCATGTTtaatattgctctctctctctggtgctgtgtgtgtgtttaggctaGTAGCCAAGCCCTGTGCCAACATACTTCAGATTCAGGCTGGAGAGAGCCGGCGAGCCCAGCCCAACGCTGTCCTGGAGAGGGTGTTTACATCCACAACGGTACTTAAAGCATTGGTCTCATACGCTGCTGCTGGGTGGACAAATGCAGCATTGTGACCTGAAATGTTTCTTATGTTATTGCTCACGGTGTAAAAGCAATTCACCACATGTAAATGAACGGGATGTTCTGTAAATGCAAGTGGATTAGtggaagtaaaaaaataaataagtggAAATGATAAAAATCCAACCTATCGTAGATGTATTCCACACTGATGAACTTGATTTTTACTTGCTACTCAGGAAAGTGTAATCAGATTTTGTTGATTACTGTCCAAAGCCAATTAGCTCTCTAAGATGCCAGTCTGTTTTGTCTGTAGCCAACTTTCCTTTGACTTGTTTAGCAGGGCAGCAATGTAGTGTTTTTGACACTAAAGCAGTGTCTCTGTCTCCTGCGCCTTTTCCTCAGAGTCCAGACTCGCGGCGGGTCGAGGGGCTCTCTAAGCAGCTGGACTGGGATGTGCGGAAAGTCCAGAGATGGTTCCGACTCCGGAGGAACCAGGACAAGCCCAGTACACTCACAAAGTTCTGCGAGAGCATGTAGGTTCTGAAAAGTCTTAATCAATCTAGATGCACTAGCTTCAGCATTGCTGTTCTGTTTCTTTTCTTTATGTTTCCTTTGCTCTTTGTTTTGCATCATAGGTGGAGGTTGACGTTTTATACCGGTATATTTACCTATGCAATTCGCTATCTGTGGGTGGTGAGTTGAATTGACTTCTACTGCACTACTCTAAATAACTTTAATATAATTCAAACACACTTTAAATTGAAAGGAGCCCTTTTAAAATTGTTGTTACTATAGGAAAGAAAGTAACAATAAGAATAACATGCTGACTATGCAGATTGCTTTCAAGAGGAAGTCATATTGATAAGCATTGTTATCCTCTTTGATTATCTTTGACATGTGCATGTCCTCCTCTAGTCTCCTTGGATGTGGGACACACGGCAATGCTGGTACAACTACCCATTTCAGGTGAAGGATCTACATACCAAGTACCTAAATACCATGATCATTCATCTAAATAGTCAACAGATGAAGATTCAATTCCTAACCATAGGGGTTGTTCATGTTCTCAATATGGCCCACACCTTGCTTCCACAGACGCTGAGTCCTGGCCAGTACAACTACTATGTAGCTGAGCTGGCCTTCTACTGGTCCCTCATGTTCTCCCAGTTTACAGACATCAAAAGGAAGGTGAGTCAGGTGACTGGGTTGGAGGGGCACAGTGGGTGGACTTGTAGTGGGGTAGGTGGACATTGAAAATGCAGCTATTGTGCTCCCCTCTCTCAAAAACACTAATCCTACCACCACTTCAGTCAGTGGCTTTCATTCATGCTAATTGGCCAATCTATTGTAGCTGGTATGCAAGCTATTTAAATCCACTTGATTTTCTGGAAAGTCTTTGGTCGTTTAGCAAGAATTGGTGCCAGTATGTCCTGTTTTTGTTACTTCATTTCAGAGACACTTTCGTCTCACTCTAGGTTAGCAAGGTAATTATTGTTTTGTAATAGAAGGCCTACGATACTGTGTAAACTCTGATGAACAGGTTAGACGCAGCAGTGAGTTTCTGTAGAGGCATAGTTTGGGACAGGAGTTTATGTATGAAGCACTAGCCCAGAGTCCAATCCTACTGAGAGTAGACCTAATCCATTGTCACATGGGTGCTGCTGGAAGAGGTAGAATTACATTAGCACTGTGCTGTTCTCTGGTAGTGGGTCAAGGGGAAAGGAAGATTTTTTATTTGTATCACTTAGCAAGTTTTGAATGTTGTATGAGGTTGTAAAGGTTTCCAATACTCCTATGTTTGACCCTAGCATCTTTGTACACCATTACAAATGCAAAGATCCTTAAGCAGGAGCAATGAAGACAAACACATTGCAAAATCAATGTCGTTTCAAGTTAAGAAAATATACTCAGTACATGTAATCTAGTTTAATATATAACTAAAAGTATCTGGTGAAGTTTCTAGGAGATCATTAATCATGTGTGGAAGAATTCTCATTGCCAAGCAGATGCAGCCTTTTCAAAAGCTGGTGACGACATTGTGTCAGGTCAATGAACTTGTTGGGATGGTTTAATAGACCAGGTTGTTGTGACCTTGGTTCCACTCACTCAGTGATTCTATGCGTTTTATTGGAATGAAATGGCATGTGTGTAAATAtttttccctccccctctctctccccccttgtcTACCTCTttatctatctatccctctattTCTTTGTTTACCTTTGTCCTCTGACAGGATTTCCTCATCATGTTTGTCCATCACCTGGCCACCATAACTCTCATCACCTTCTCCTACTGTAACAACATGCTGCGAATAGGCACTATGGTCATGTGTGTCCATGATGCCTCCGACATCGTGCTGGAGGTAGATAAAATGTCAAGTGCCTATACtagagccatgtatttagaaGGTTGGCCAATGCGGTTTCTGCATTATGATGTACTTACATGACACTtcaacattctatggcagccatgttagctccTCATTAACAGTACATGGGGAATATTTAAACAATGCTATGtaactgaatgtctagaattagaacaatattcaaaaagttaatttcttttcaAAATATTTGGCTTTGGCCTatgctatactgtatgtgtagAGCTGTCTTTTTACTG
Protein-coding regions in this window:
- the LOC139542878 gene encoding ceramide synthase 5-like, which encodes MNSLSAWFWSESFWLPPNVTWAELEHPPPGEEYPRADQLLSCLPLAFGVLAVRVLFERLVAKPCANILQIQAGESRRAQPNAVLERVFTSTTSPDSRRVEGLSKQLDWDVRKVQRWFRLRRNQDKPSTLTKFCESMWRLTFYTGIFTYAIRYLWVSPWMWDTRQCWYNYPFQTLSPGQYNYYVAELAFYWSLMFSQFTDIKRKDFLIMFVHHLATITLITFSYCNNMLRIGTMVMCVHDASDIVLELAKLANYAKYQRICDTGFVVFSIVFFITRLVIYPFWIIYSVLVESWEIVGPYRSWWLLNGLLLVLQSLHVFWFYLIARIAIKAIFKGKVAKDDRSDIESSSEEETDTNVKSRNKSQPNGSEQSPKKDNGTNGFTKGGTKDH